The stretch of DNA aattctattctagatttaacagggagctaatgaagagaagccaatatgggagaaatctgctctctctttctagtccctgtcagtactttcCACTCGGGACAGGAGTTCGTTACATGAGACAGTTTGTGGTGTTAGCAGTTAAACCAGCGTGAGCTGACACTGACTGTCGTTTTTTCCATACTGCATGAATCTGATGATGTTAGCTGGAGATCAAAGTTACAAACTAAAAGATCAACATAAGCACAAGAACAGCTGCTGAGTGCAAAcgttaaatgtgaatttctgtctgtgtacacagcagcacatttatgAGCTTCCACAGTTCATCTAATTTCATTGCTTtattatcagaaacagactgcGTGTTATTGAACGGGGTCAGATTGCAGACCGGCAGCATTATGGCAACATTTATGGCAGGTTTTAGTGACCGTGTTGCTGTGTTTGACAATCATCTCATTTAACTGAAGTGATCTAATTTTATTTGATTGGATAAAACAGATGACAACAAAGTTTAACTCTGTCTACATATCACTTCTCCAGTAATTCCCACTATTAGTCTATTGCACTCACCATTATACATATAAGCATGTATACATATTGCTTACTGATTTTACATTGCACTGACGCTTGCCTAATCATACTGGCTGTTTTTACCTTGCAGCgtggcatatgcatgtggttgcctgctccaccactgagcaaCCCAGACACCCAatatattgtgtatttttatcaGCGGTGTTGCACAGTGTTGCCTTTCTGTACCTCGAGCTACTGCAATATGTccaatttccctctgggattaagaagtccagtcgcctttctTCAAGCTGCGGAGACTAGTATGACCCGGATGACTGAGAAGCTATACCAGTATACCAGTTCTCATGTGGCTGATAACTTACTGGTCCAGAAGTAGGAGTAGGAGCCCACCATGCCCATGATCAGTGAGCTGGAGATCCTCCACGGCAGAGCGGGGCACTGAGGGAACGGCCATCTCACCTCCAGGGGCATCACGGCGCTCCACTGGCACTACATCCACCCACAGACCTGAAAACAGAGCCACACGGAGGGAAGCTGAACGACAGAAGCTGCAGGTGGGGCTCCTGCGTGAAGGAGCTGCTGAAGAGCAGCATTAGTGCGGCAGCCCTGGGCCTGTACTGCCAAGTCCAACACAACCAGCAACCAGGTGCTGATTCCACATCTGTTCATCTCTAACAGAGGACCGTTAGGCCTGCAGCACCGGCTCAATCTCAGCGTAAGTCCCGCAGGGTGGGACCGGTGTTACACCAcattctgcgacccatcatattctgcgaccacagggggcgatagcgtacatccctctgcatgaaCGTGCTGAATACGAGCGAGAAGGACACTATTTACGTAAACTGCGtaagcaccaaaacaggagattgtaaaccttacggaatattatttcgttcgcattgacgaaggaaatgcgttttttttatttgacattgaacacagctggacggaccgttgcattgaatgcttttattctatcgtttgaaatacataaacccactactacccatccttcaataaattggtaaacgataaataaatgtttccaagCACTTTTTTGGGAAGGGGTTCAAACGATTTATAAGATTTTCTGCCACCCAGCTCAGCTCTcattcagcacgtacatgcagagggatgtacgctatcgccccctgtggtcgcagaatatgatgggtcgcagaatttggtgtaacaccggtCCTGAGCAGGTCACTTCTGGTTCTCGGCCACCGTGGATTAGATTTGACCCACGCAGCGTGCGTAAGAGAAACTTTAAAGTTTTAAGTAATGCAACCAAACGATACAAAGACTGCCGGCAACCAGAGAGGAACTGAACCGAACAAATCCATAAACACACACGTCGTCAGGCTTTAAGGAGCTTCAGTTCAGAGACgattaaaacaaactgtaaaagtTCAAAGTTCATGCATGTTAACGTGAACGTGCTGCTGCAGCTAGCGGAGCTCAGCAGTTTGTCCGGTTAGCTAAaaacttccttcatttcctgtaAAACCGAGAAAAACGCGCCGTTTAGTTTCTTAACCTGCACGAAGACATTAAACCCGCTCCTCACCTTTCTGTCTCAGCAGCAGGCTGCTGGTCACCGACCGCGGAAGCAACCGCCACGCGCTGAATTGTGGGTAATGTTGTTTTTAAGGCAGGTGCGCTTAAACGGCATTAAACGAAATGAGTGGCCGTGTTTACTGCAGGTAGcctgctcagtttgaatttttacTGTATTCACACACCTTAAGGCTCCATAAACAAAGAGGACGGACCGTGTTTAATGGAGTCCATCACCCACTTCCGCAATGAGAAACGAGGTATTCTGGGTAACGGATGCTGTGAAGTAGGCCAAAGGTAAAGGGTTTGTGTTTCCCGGTGTTtctctttaataaaataatcattaaaaataatCCAATGGCTAAAGTAGCACCCAGTCAGGGTACAGCAGCTGGAAATGAGCCAGTTATCACAGCACAGACCCTGAAGAGATAGATATGttactgataaataaataaaagacacgGGACATCCTCATGATTATGTATTATTCAGAGAACTagaaaatgaaatgagaaaCCAAACAGTCTTTGCTCCGAAGACAGGAGTCAAAAATGAATGTTTAAAAGTTTATATATGAGTTTATTTCTTCAGTTTAATGTGTAGGTTTTATATCTACATTTTTGGTATCACCGGCACCACTGGTACTTCATGGTGCAGCAGCCCACTTTGCCCTGTTAGTGATCCAGCACTGGGATAAAGTGAGACTCACACTATTAATACAGCAAACTGAAGACTTTATTAAccaaactaataaaaatattctgcttcacacacatatattcactttttgcttcacttttcagacatgAAATGAATGCTGAAGGacctaaaactgcattttctctaatgtccagcagggggcaaaaAGCAGTCTGATTGGATGAACCTGCTGCTCACCTGATCTCTGAGCACCTTAAACACTTTCCtcatgagtttatggtctcaggcGCTAATTTccagttttaataaataaaacatgtttattttggaAGTTATGGTCCAGGAAGCAGGGGAGGATTTAGGGCGGAGCTAACTGGTGACTGACTGTGACATTCAGTTTCAAAATATGAGGGTGGTGACAGGAGGAGGATTATACAGAGATTTCGCAACACTTCTCCCACACTGAGGATTACAGAggtcaatattttaaaaatatatttgtaaagcgatattaaaaagtaggtttaaaatgaaatgattttatttcCCCATCCTGACACGTGACTCCACAGACACTCAACGCTGCCAGCACAGTTCGTCTTCTTTCACCAGCTCGGGGCGACCATGTTCAGGCCCTTTAACGCCACCTCAAATCCCAGAAAACAAGCCTGAGAGGGGGAGAAAGGAATGGTGTTCGACTGTATGCTGTACTCATGTGAGTGGTAATAAAagagtgtatttatttttgaatgtgAGCATTACAGCGTTGGCCGGGAAGGCTCGCAGAAAGACGGCGTTGAAGCCCTTGTAGAGGGCTTTAGGTCCTTCTTCTCGAAGCAGCGTTCTCAGGACATCAGCCAGACCTCTGTATTTCCCATCTgcagctacacaaacacacacacacacacacacacacacacacacactgattagtTTGCattctttggagctgctctctgTTTACATCCTTTCCAGTGGAagttatattttatgttttaagtgaaacatatttatggtttaATCTTTGTAATAGTTTGAATTATTATATGAATACTTTATTTGAGcaaacatttgaaaataaaaactgaaataaaaaaatagatataaaTAAAGtctgcattattaggggcgtggcctctctgactgacagttggatggtgacacaggcggctgtagctgctagctgtctgctaggcttcccctcagctaactggggtccctgaactggacctctggagcGTGTTtatgctgttggagccttttggagcatttttaattatctgaccaataatatggctgctttggcttcattggactaacagaccatccaagaaggcaGAGCTCCAGTTTGATTGTGGGGTTTGATTGGCTGTTACTGATCACTGATTAGCAGGTACCTGTGCTGTTATAGcacatggatgcagcttgcCCAGAAAGCTAGTTAGTGTTAGTTACCCTTTAATCACTTCAGGATCCAAAAATCCAACATGGCAGCCATAAAGCTCATAACTCTGAAATCTGATTTCATAAACTGGTGGTTGGTGTCATGGTGATGTCCACCTTTCATATGGTCTAAAAAAACTGCATTAGCATTATCAGTGTGCAGCTTTTCTTGGATTTGGCTCTAACCTGTCTGGAAGTTTGACTTCAGCACATCTGGAGGAAGAGCGATCGTCCAGTTCAGTATTCCAGCTACACCACCGGCCAGGAGGATCCTGGGAGTGCTGAGCTgggacacactgacacacagagtCATGCATATAagtgaaaggaaaggtttacAGGACCTGAAGTCATAACTATTCAAATGgtgactgacctttgaccttcagggGTCAGGAAGTCTTTGAGGTATTCATATGTGAGGAAGTACAGACCATTAGAAGGCACATCTGGAAAGAGAAACAGCAACACACAAGGTTACACAACACCTTCACACATGTACATGCAGCTACACAAGCCACAGCTGGGTGTACCTCTGATGAGAGTGAGTACAGTCCCTTTGTAGACGCTGCGGATGCCCTGCTCCTTATACAGCCTGACTGCACAGTCCCATGGGCCTGCGTACTTGGACCCTCCACCACTCAACTGCACCTGCACAACACATATTTGACAACCTTTACTTACAATTAATGAAGTTTGAGAGAGCTGAGTTAGTCGGGTTACACTGTAACCACTCAGGCAGAACAAAGTGTTGAATGCACAAATAAAAGTCACATGATGCACGTTTAACTTTGAGCTGCACGATTCAGCGGtcaaatgtaactacatgtcatggccggggaggaaacggacgaggaaggacaaacatgcaggactccggagatgggcataacttaaaggcatttattaaagtagggaaaaacaatacaaaaaccgttcagaagggagacgaaggggaaccacaggaacacaggaacacacaggcacacaacatcaacgacgcgaccaggagcatgggaaacacaagacttaaatacacagaggggctgatgagggaagaggaaacaggtgggcacacaggtgattatgattaccctaacggggggaaagcaaaactgaagacaaggaacagacgaccatcaaagtaaaacaggaagccagaagggggagacaaagacgcagacgcagactagacaccaggaaaacatgtggaacaagacgacaacatagaaaccgagaaaataacaaacaccaagaaaacataacactgggccaccggcccaggacatgacactacATGTACTTTCATCTTTTTTATCAAAAAAGTAACCATATCAGTTTTAATCAGGCACAAAGTCTTCATCCTGAAATGTATCCAaatgcgcgcgcgcgcacacacacacacacacacacacacacacacacacacacacacacacacacacacacacacacacacacacacacacacacacacacacacacacagatttaccTGCAGTAAACATTTGATCCTCTCTCCTGGAGCTACGATCACTGTAGTAAACACTCCTGCCAGACAGCCAGACAGGAAGATCTGAGCGTACCTGAGCAAACACAACAGGTGATGCATGTGAGCTCAGTCCTTTAGAAGCAAGTCTCGCCCCCAGACAGACATCTCAGTGACCTCGGGGAACTCTTCCAGGCAGCTATTATTAACCATTTAACTATctttaatttcagtggtcaGCAGATACATGTAAACTCAGTCAGTAAAAAAGCTTTCCCCTCCTAGAAGTTGTAGTTCTGCCTCCAACTCTGCTTTCAGTTTAAATTCAGGACTcttcacacactctctctctcagctctgCTTTGTGAGATGTCTGCctctgtggctgcagctgcagtattTTCACAGTTTATTGTTTCTGTAAATCAGCTGTTTGCAGTAGGATGGGGACACGTCTGCACACATGAGGAAGCCTGGGAATAAGTATGCAGACAAATTCAACACACGAGCATTGAACAGCTTGGCCCGACCTCCCAAGAGCAAGAAGAAGACTTTCTTTGAGACTTCCTCTCCATGCTCTGAAACTATGAAGAACAGAGGGAGGGGTTTATGCTGACTATGATGCTATAAACGCTTCAGAGGTGAGACAGAAGCTGCCAGTGGCCTCAATCACATGCTGAACAGTTCATACATATGGACAGAGGGTAGTGGAGGTGTCAGGATAACAGGAAGGGGTGTGAAGTGGGTGTGTTGCTTCAAATGAGCAAATGAcagcagagggagggagggagaggaaagGTTATATATAGGGACGTAttcaaagtattaaaaacacaagcaACAGTGTGTAAGCTTCAGGGGAGCGCTGGAAGGTTGAGAGGAAGTTTTAGGGATGATGAGGTTTATGGGTAATAGTTCGATTTTTCCTTTTAGCTGTGGTAAGTGCAGTTTTAATGATGGTGTGTAACTGGCTCTGTTCCAGTCTACAAACACAGTCatggttaaaaataaagaacacCTTCTTTCTGTTCTGAGCGTTTATGTAACAGGACACAATCAAAGATCTTCTGGTGCTCAGCAGGTCTTAATTTGGACTACAACTCTGATGCACAACAGCACATGGCATATTACACggagtcattatttatttaacaaagacGAGGCGCTGTGTGACAGACTGATTCCAGCGCctgattcagcagcttgtagaaccTCCTTCAGCTGCAGTAAGTTGAAGTAATCCTTTCCCGTGTGAGGTCATCAGTCTgtctcatcactgtggaggagtttGGTCCACTCTCCTATAGCGTAGCTTCAGCTCAGTGAGCTTTGCAGCATTCGTacctgcacagctctctgaagccCCCCACACAGTGGGACAGATGACCTCACGTGTGCCTCTTGAATACTTTGgtctacagaggagttcatggtccactcagtgactgcagggatCCTCGTCCCtcctccaccgtgctgacagctgctctgaggtgtttgtgctgatgtgcattatggacaaacatctgcactttggtctcatctgtgcAAATCTgaaagtcttgtggtttgttcagctgcagctttgcaaacctgagCCATGCTTCATGTTCTTTGTCC from Archocentrus centrarchus isolate MPI-CPG fArcCen1 chromosome 7, fArcCen1, whole genome shotgun sequence encodes:
- the si:dkey-150i13.2 gene encoding mitochondrial carnitine/acylcarnitine carrier protein, translating into MAEKPKVSPLKNFVAGGVGGACLLLAGHPLDTIKVRLQTQPKAAQYVLYTGTYDCLRKTVSKEGILGLYKGMGAPLAGVAPMMAISFFGFGLGKQLQQADSGKPLTYAQIFLSGCLAGVFTTVIVAPGERIKCLLQVQLSGGGSKYAGPWDCAVRLYKEQGIRSVYKGTVLTLIRDVPSNGLYFLTYEYLKDFLTPEGQSVSQLSTPRILLAGGVAGILNWTIALPPDVLKSNFQTAADGKYRGLADVLRTLLREEGPKALYKGFNAVFLRAFPANAACFLGFEVALKGLNMVAPSW